One genomic region from Pseudomonas sp. R5-89-07 encodes:
- a CDS encoding YbaY family lipoprotein produces MQLRPLVLITLFSFLVACSSEAPKPAAPQPTPAQEKKVPGIEDLGPLPAYQREISGNLTNVPAGAEVELALLVIDDRSRPQQLLASSVLTGNGKPLAFRLRFNPEAFPAGARVELRGRASQSGQLILHLPAVRITQAITQTTGPLQLVKAP; encoded by the coding sequence ATGCAGTTACGACCACTTGTTTTGATTACCCTGTTCAGTTTTCTGGTCGCCTGCAGCAGCGAAGCCCCCAAGCCTGCCGCGCCTCAGCCAACCCCTGCACAAGAGAAAAAAGTCCCGGGCATCGAAGACTTGGGCCCCCTGCCCGCCTACCAGCGTGAGATCAGCGGCAACCTGACCAACGTGCCGGCCGGCGCCGAAGTCGAGCTGGCGTTGCTGGTGATCGACGACCGCTCGCGCCCACAGCAACTGCTCGCCAGCAGCGTGTTGACCGGCAACGGCAAGCCCCTGGCCTTTCGCCTGCGCTTCAATCCTGAAGCGTTCCCGGCCGGTGCACGGGTTGAATTGCGCGGTCGCGCCAGCCAATCCGGCCAGTTGATCCTGCATCTGCCCGCCGTGCGCATCACCCAGGCGATCACCCAGACCACCGGCCCCCTGCAGCTCGTCAAGGCGCCATGA
- the trxA gene encoding thioredoxin has product MSEPTPYIFDVTTANFDQAVIQNSFERPVLVDFWAEWCAPCKALMPMLAQIAESYRGELLLAKVDCEAEQDIVARFGIQSLPTVVLFKDGQPVDGFAGAQPESAVRAMLEPHVPMPPPAAADPLEQAQALFAEGRISDAEAVLVALLGEDNTNAAALILYARCLAERGELGEAQAVLDAVKSDEHKAALAGAKAQITFLRQAADLPDAADLKSRLAQNPQDDEAAYQLSIQQLARQQYEAALEGLLKLFMRNRSYSEGLPHKTLLQVFELLGNDHPLVTVYRRKLFAALY; this is encoded by the coding sequence ATGAGTGAGCCCACGCCGTACATCTTCGATGTCACTACCGCCAACTTCGACCAGGCGGTGATTCAGAACTCTTTTGAACGACCGGTATTGGTGGATTTCTGGGCCGAGTGGTGCGCGCCGTGCAAGGCACTGATGCCGATGCTGGCGCAGATCGCCGAGAGCTATCGCGGCGAGTTGCTGCTGGCCAAGGTCGATTGCGAGGCCGAGCAGGACATCGTTGCGCGTTTTGGTATTCAAAGCCTGCCGACGGTGGTGCTGTTCAAGGACGGTCAGCCGGTGGATGGGTTTGCCGGGGCGCAGCCGGAGTCGGCGGTGCGGGCGATGCTTGAGCCTCATGTGCCGATGCCGCCACCGGCCGCGGCGGACCCGCTGGAGCAGGCACAGGCGCTGTTTGCCGAGGGCCGCATCAGCGATGCCGAAGCCGTGCTGGTTGCGCTGTTGGGCGAAGACAACACCAACGCCGCCGCGCTCATCCTGTACGCGCGTTGCCTGGCCGAACGCGGTGAACTGGGTGAAGCCCAGGCCGTGCTGGATGCGGTCAAGAGCGACGAGCACAAGGCCGCCCTCGCCGGCGCCAAGGCGCAAATCACCTTTTTGCGCCAGGCTGCCGACCTGCCGGACGCCGCCGACCTGAAAAGCCGCCTGGCGCAGAACCCCCAGGACGACGAAGCGGCTTATCAGTTGAGCATTCAACAATTGGCGCGCCAGCAATACGAGGCTGCGCTGGAAGGCCTGCTCAAGCTGTTCATGCGCAACCGCAGCTACAGCGAGGGCCTGCCGCACAAGACCTTGCTGCAGGTGTTCGAACTGCTCGGCAATGACCACCCGCTGGTCACGGTGTACCGCCGCAAATTGTTTGCCGCGTTGTACTAG
- a CDS encoding methyltransferase — protein MTPPLHLQSALSELIGDAQLVPRPLPGTELSLWLLNADNMDRAFSQEETRRILHEPPYWSFCWASGLALARYLAANPAWVAGKRVLDFGTGSGVAAIAAVKAGALEVVACDLDPLALAACRANAELNGVQLSYSADFFAEADRFDLILVADVLYDRANLPLLDQFLTRGREALVADSRVRDFQHPDYQRLEVLDALTLPDLAEPWEFRKVSLYHSRRRL, from the coding sequence ATGACGCCACCGCTGCACCTGCAAAGTGCCCTGAGCGAGTTGATCGGCGACGCACAGCTGGTGCCCAGACCACTGCCGGGCACGGAGTTGTCGTTATGGCTGCTCAATGCCGACAACATGGACCGCGCCTTCAGCCAGGAAGAAACCCGCCGCATCCTGCACGAGCCGCCCTACTGGAGCTTTTGCTGGGCCAGCGGGCTGGCGCTGGCGCGCTATCTGGCGGCGAACCCCGCGTGGGTGGCGGGCAAGCGCGTGCTGGATTTCGGCACCGGTTCCGGCGTGGCCGCGATTGCAGCGGTCAAGGCCGGGGCACTGGAGGTCGTGGCCTGCGACCTGGACCCGCTGGCGCTGGCGGCTTGCCGAGCGAACGCCGAACTCAACGGGGTGCAACTGAGTTATTCAGCGGACTTCTTCGCCGAAGCCGACCGCTTCGACCTGATCCTGGTGGCCGACGTGCTCTACGACCGCGCCAACCTGCCGCTGCTGGACCAGTTCCTGACCCGTGGCCGCGAAGCGCTGGTGGCGGATTCGCGGGTGCGCGACTTCCAGCACCCCGATTATCAGCGCCTGGAGGTGCTGGACGCCCTGACCCTGCCGGACCTGGCCGAGCCTTGGGAGTTTCGCAAGGTGAGCCTGTACCATTCACGAAGGCGTTTGTAG